One window from the genome of Ailuropoda melanoleuca isolate Jingjing chromosome 5, ASM200744v2, whole genome shotgun sequence encodes:
- the ADAM29 gene encoding disintegrin and metalloproteinase domain-containing protein 29, translated as MKIILLLLWLGVLLSFCGRTEAKQPQYHSPPEVVIPLKIPGNSRGMKPAGWLSYSLHFGGKRHIVHIKVKKYLLSRHLPVFTYTDQGALLEDQPFVQNDCYYHGYVEGDPESLVALSSCLGGFRGLLQINDIAYEIKPMMFSTKFEHLVYKMESEETQFPEMNSDFVQEDTLLQLESQEINNFTQKQSNSRGWWRHTILVELAVVVDHTLYLRIHKNISKFTEDLFAMVNIADSIYEVLGVKLLLFGMEFWTTKNYFEVGDIRRSLKAFCIWKNDNLTPRLPHDTAHLFMSKPLRGMSGLGYVPGMCQPLLSCAVLTTLNRSIAIVGIAMAHHIGHNLGMFHDGAYCSCGQVRCIMHTSNPPITAFSNCSLSFFWSYTIHQAKCVLYEIYTKDIFSKKRCGDGIVEDEEECDCGPLQSCAKDACCLTNCTMSYGSTCASGLCCKDCQLLPSGETCRKQANECDLPEWCDGSSPLCPDDVYVENGIPCNESAYCYEKRCNDRNDLCKQIFGEEAKSASHNCYKNINTLGDRFGNCGTNLSSYLKCNISDILCGRIQCTDVKEIPILREHSTVHQSHFNDVTCWTVDHHFGMPKPDIGEVKDGTECGPERICIHKKCVHISRLDSDCSPKFCNMRGICNNKHHCHCNYNWDPPNCLIRGNGGSVDSGPPPKRPRLKKSYLLMFSLFWLLLLLCCLLCLCLRRKKKEEKVPTQPAEQVQKVPTLPAKPPPKAPTQPAEPPPKGPKSPSQTAKPPPKVPKSPSQTAKAPQKTPSQTTEAPQKTPSQTTKAPQKTPSQTTKAPQKTPSQTAKPQQNVRSQSSISVRQSQSGKQRSSSVKSVPK; from the coding sequence ATGAAGATCATACTTCTGCTACTTTGGCTTGGGGTGCTTCTGTCCTTTTGTGGACGCACTGAGGCTAAGCAGCCCCAATACCATAGTCCCCCAGAAGTGGTGATTCCTTTGAAGATACCTGGCAATAGCAGGGGCATGAAGCCTGCAGGCTGGCTCTCTTACAGCTTGCATTTTGGGGGCAAGAGACACATTGTCCACATTAAGGTCAAGAAGTATTTGTTGTCCAGACATCTCCCAGTGTTCACCTACACAGACCAAGGTGCTCTTCTGGAGGACCAACCCTTTGTTCAGAATGACTGTTACTATCATGGTTATGTGGAGGGGGACCCAGAATCCCTGGTTGCCCTTAGTTCCTGTTTGGGTGGTTTTCGAGGATTGTTACAGATAAATGACATTGCTTATGAAATTAAGCCCATGATGTTTTCTACTAAATTTGAACATCTGGTATATAAAATGGAGAGTGAAGAGACCCAATTTCCAGAAATGAACTCTGACTTTGTGCAAGAGGACACTTTACTCCAACTGGAATCTCAAGAGATTAATAACTTCACTCAGAAGCAAAGTAATTCTCGGGGCTGGTGGCGCCATACGATTCTTGTTGAACTAGCAGTGGTGGTGGACCATACTCTCTATCTTCGTATACACAAGAATATTTCAAAGTTTACTGAAGATCTATTTGCTATGGTAAATATAGCGGATTCCATTTATGAGGTATTAGGTGTTAAATTGTTATTATTTGGTATGGAGTTCTGGACTACAAAAAACTACTTTGAAGTTGGTGATATAAGGAGATCTCTGAAAGCtttttgtatttggaaaaatGATAACCTTACTCCCCGCCTGCCACATGATACTGCACATCTTTTTATGAGTAAACCATTACGAGGAATGAGTGGTTTAGGTTATGTTCCAGGAATGTGTCAACCACTCCTTAGTTGTGCAGTTCTTACTACTCTAAACAGAAGCATCGCCATCGTTGGAATTGCAATGGCTCATCATATTGGCCATAATTTGGGTATGTTTCATGATGGTGCTTATTGTTCATGTGGACAAGTTAGATGTATAATGCATACTTCAAACCCACCAATAACTGCATTTAGCAAttgtagtctttcttttttttggtcctACACTATACACCAAGCTAAATGTGTACTCTATGAGATATACACAAaggatatattttcaaagaagcgCTGTGGGGATGGTATTGTTGAAGACGAAGAGGAGTGTGACTGTGGACCTTTACAGAGTTGTGCGAAAGATGCCTGTTGTCTGACAAACTGCACTATGAGTTATGGGTCTACTTGTGCTTCTGGACTTTGTTGCAAAGACTGCCAGTTATTACCATCTGGAGAAACATGTCGAAAACAGGCCAATGAATGTGATCTTCCAGAGTGGTGCGATGGATCATCCCCCTTATGCCCAGATGATGTATACGTGGAGAATGGAATTCCCTGTAATGAAAGTGCCTATTGCTATGAAAAGAGATGTAATGACCGCAATGATCTGTGTAAACAGATTTTTGGCGAAGAGGCAAAGAGTGCAAGTCATAATtgctacaaaaatataaatactctTGGTGACCGTTTTGGTAACTGTGGCACCAACCTGTCTTCTTATCTAAAATGTAATATCTCAGACATCCTGTGTGGGAGAATTCAGTGTACGGATGTGAAAGAAATTCCCATTTTGAGAGAACACTCTACTGTGCATCAGTCTCACTTCAATGACGTCACCTGCTGGACTGTCGACCACCACTTTGGGATGCCCAAACCTGATATTGGCGAAGTGAAAGATGGCACAGAGTGTGGCCCAGAACGTATCTGCATTCACAAGAAGTGTGTCCATATATCTCGCTTGGATAGTGATTGTTCCCCTAAGTTCTGTAACATGAGGGGTATTTGCAACAATAAACATCACTGCCATTGCAACTATAATTGGGACCCACCCAACTGCCTAATAAGGGGCAATGGAGGTAGTGTTGATAGTGGCCCACCCCCTAAGAGACCAAGGCTAAAGAAGAGTTACCTGTTAATGTTCTCACTTTTTTGGTTGCTTCTCTTGTTATGTTGTCTTCTTTGCCTTTGtctgaggagaaaaaagaaagaggaaaaagttcCGACTCAACCTGCTGAACAAGTGCAAAAGGTTCCGACTCTACCTGCAAAACCACCACCAAAGGCTCCCACACAGCCAGCAGAGCCACCGCCAAAGGGTCCAAAGTCTCCCAGTCAGACTGCAAAACCACCGCCAAAGGTCCCAAAGTCTCCGAGTCAGACCGCAAAGGCACCGCAGAAGACTCCCAGTCAGACCACAGAGGCACCGCAGAAGACTCCCAGTCAGACCACAAAGGCACCGCAGAAGACTCCCAGTCAGACCACAAAGGCACCGCAGAAGACTCCCAGTCAGACCGCAAAGCCACAGCAAAATGTCCGGAGCCAATCCAGCATATCCGTTCGCCAGAGTCAAAGTGGGAAACAAAGGTCATCGAGCGTAAAAAGTGTACCCAAAtaa